In Pontibacillus halophilus JSM 076056 = DSM 19796, the genomic stretch GATGAATTGCGCAGTGATATAAGTAGGGACTTTACTCCAAGGGAAATCTCCTACAACTGCGAAACCTAGTGTAACGGCAGGGTTGATATGGGCACCTGTGAATTTACCTACAGCGTAAACCCCCATAGCAACTCCCAATCCCCATCCAATACTAACGAGAATCCAATCAGACCCTTCTGATTTGGTCTTCTTCAAAGCAACTCCTCCGACAACTCCTCCACCAAGGATGATGAGAATCATCGTTCCAATGAGTTCCCCCAAAAATTCTGGCATTCTTCTCCCCTCCTTTTGTTCCAAAAAAGAAAGAACTACACGACTCTACCCGCTTAGTCGAGTATGTATTCGTGTAGTTCTCCATATCTGTACTACATTGTGTTAACTTGTCATTAAAAATATTAATACGATTTGAAAACGGTGTCAATTTTTTTATTTTATTAATAATTCCAAAGCTCTCGGTCAGATGATGTAATCGCTACAGCCCCAGCATCTAAGGCGCGTGTGACATCTGCTTCTGTACGGAGTAACCCTCCAGCAATCAACGGGATGTCTAAACGATCTTTCAGCTCTTCAATCATATGAGGGATTATGCCTGGTAGCACTTCAACATAATCCGGTTGCGATTTCTCTATTAGACGTACATTGTGATTAATGGCATTTGAATCGAGTAGGAACAAACGCTGAACCGCTACAATGTTATGTTTTTTAGCTGTCGTAATGACGCTTGTACGAGTAGAAATCACCCCGTATGGCTTAATTTCTTGGCAGATGAACTCAGTCGCATATTCATCATTCTTTAATCCTTGTACAAGGTCCACATGGATAATTACTTTCTTGTTCGCCCTCTTCGCATAACGTACAACGTTCTTTAATTGTGATACCCGAACTTCTAATAAGATGATATATTCACACTCAAATTCAAGCAGCTTCTCAAAGTCTTTAAGTGATTTAGCTGCTGGTAACACTCCTGATAACCCCATCTTAAATCCCTCCAAAAAAACAGGACAATTACACATTGTCCTGTAGAAATTCATCCTCTTCCGTTCTTTGTTCCATTTGCTCTTTCGTATAGATCATTTTCATGGGATTGCCTCCTACGAAACATCCTGCTGGAACATCTTTATGTACAAGGGTACCTGCAGATACAATGGCTCGATCACCAATAGTAACGCCAGGAAGGATTGTAGTATTCGCGCCAACTAATACTTCATCTCCAATCCTTACATCCCCTAGTCGATATTCTTTAATCATATACTCATGAGCTAAGATGGTCGTATTATATCCAATCACACTATTTCGACCAACAGTTATTTTCTCAGGAAACATAATATCGAGCATGACCATAAGAGCGAATGCTGTATGTTCGCCAACTTCCATTCGTAATAGCCTACGGTACAACCAATTCTTCACCGGA encodes the following:
- a CDS encoding glycerol-3-phosphate responsive antiterminator, coding for MGLSGVLPAAKSLKDFEKLLEFECEYIILLEVRVSQLKNVVRYAKRANKKVIIHVDLVQGLKNDEYATEFICQEIKPYGVISTRTSVITTAKKHNIVAVQRLFLLDSNAINHNVRLIEKSQPDYVEVLPGIIPHMIEELKDRLDIPLIAGGLLRTEADVTRALDAGAVAITSSDRELWNY
- a CDS encoding acyltransferase, producing the protein MRKTVRYRVEEANSLWQIYKTVPFWKVAKNFIVIQLGRYMPFLPVKNWLYRRLLRMEVGEHTAFALMVMLDIMFPEKITVGRNSVIGYNTTILAHEYMIKEYRLGDVRIGDEVLVGANTTILPGVTIGDRAIVSAGTLVHKDVPAGCFVGGNPMKMIYTKEQMEQRTEEDEFLQDNV